The Gallus gallus isolate bGalGal1 chromosome 5, bGalGal1.mat.broiler.GRCg7b, whole genome shotgun sequence region ATCTAGCACAGTGTTCAGTAAGGTTACACATACATCATTCACATCTGGTGATTAAGGACAtgtaaagcttttccttttaaaggaaACTGCTTTCAGTTCTTGTAGGCTGGGATAAGGTCAAGCATCAGAACTCAAAGCTGTGTGAATCTTCTTCTTCTGTATGGTCACCAGTGGTGGAATCTGAAGGCATCTGGTCTAAGTGCAGATGTGTCAAAGATGGGAATGAATGGGATTGTCTGGTCAGTAGACCtagcagagagaagaaatattgGAACCAGATGGGAGACCGTGCCTGAGGAGAGGCACATAATGGAAATGACTGGTTTGTAGGTGACACTggcaaggagaaggctgaggacTGCTGACTGTAGCAGAAGAACAGAACGCTCATTGATGAAACTGTCATTATTAAAGCTTTTGTGTTGTGCTACATACAGtgcaaaatgcagtttgaaAAGTGACTTATTGAGGTATGACTTGGTACCAAAATGAGTGAGAACTGCAGACCTTTATTTCTACTTCTGCCTCGGTTTTCCACTTCTGATATAAACAACAATACCATGTTCTAATTTCAGGAGTTTTTGGAGTTAGCACTAATAGTATTTCCAATGTTTTAATAACTACTTTTTTAGCCATAATAATAGCCTTTTAATTTGAGGAGCTTCACAAATGTATGCACAGTATTCATGTGAAAGCACTCTTATACCACCAGAGCCTGACTTCCTGTATCAGCTATAGTTTCTACTAGTTATGGCCAATACATTGCAACTGTGTTTTCAGCTTTAATTACAATAATCATTAATACCTGTACCTTGAGTTTGTTATTTTTAGCATGTTTGGAAACAGCATCATAAGACTTAACGTACTTGCCAAATTGCAGGACAATGCACCTAATGGAAGGAGAGTTACCTACGTCCATGTCAGGAAGCTGTGGAGCAAGCATTAATGGGAAGCTGTacatttttggtggatttgATGATAAGGGATACAGTAATCGGGTAttgtattcttttcttcataACGCGTTGTATTTGAGCAAATAGGAATACTGACCTTACTGAAATAAGGagaaatttaaggaaaaatttAAGGAGAAATTTAAGGAAAAACTCTGGTTTTGTTGAAAAACTTTTAAACtgaccaaaaaaacaaaacaaaacaaaaaaaaaaaacaaaaaaaaaaccacccctTTATGTTTTAATGTTCAactccatttattttctctttgaattttTATTGAATCATAGCTTCAGAATGAGACTCAGTCTGTGAAACGTTTTATTTCTAAGAATTGCCAGGGCTTTCTTAaggacttttaaaaaatatatagtggCAGCTGAAATTGATCTTGTATATCACTTTGGTGATTACCTTCCTCACATAATCAAGCAGTAGATAAAATATAACTACTGGTTTTCACAGTAACCAAAGAGTGAAGCAGCTTTGCTATCGTTTATTGCAAAGGCAGTCAGGGTTCAGTGCAGGCTAGAAAATAACTGATACGAAGCCAGACATCACCAATCGGTTTAGCAGTCCCTAAAGATTTTGGTGTGGGTATTCCATTTAGGTTAGGTAGAAATACCTCTGGTTATTAGAACTGAACAGAGAGCTGTTGCAGGTTGTTTACAAGGCTTCTGTTGGCTGGAAACAGCAGGATATTACTATACTGGTCTGACAGAGAAGGCAAGGAAGCTGGCCACTTACGTTTTAACTGTGTGTTTGGGGTGAATGGGACCCTTTCCATGTGTTGCTTCTATTATAAAGTTCAGaccgttgttttttttttaaggaagtaGCATATTGTGGGGGTAGGGACGTtgtttttgttactgctttgtGCCAGATTCTTCAACATCACTTATACCGAAaatgttgattttgtttttcttttaagctttaTTATGTTAATTTGCGAACAAAAAATGGAACCTataggtggaaaaaaatcaccaatTTTAAAGGTCAACCTCCTACACCACGTGACAAGCTTTCCTGCTGGGTGTACAAGGACAGGTAACACATTAACAATATTTATTATGTATTGACTGCAGAGAGGGAGTACATAACATGAAGCGTAACTCTCCTAACTTTATACCAGGGTTCTCTTACATGTGAGCTGAATTAATGGTAAGTATAAACCTGCCTTAGGAGAGGGCTAGGAAGTTCAGTGAAAGTTTCTGGGTTGCGTTGAGGCTTTAGGTAAAAACTATTACACTTGTGTTACTTCCAGAAGTTAAAAGAAATCAGTGTAGAAATGACATTGAATTTCTGTTGCGTTATGTAactattaatttatttcctgcAATAGGGTATATTTAGtatattttgaagtatttttagtAGCATACAAGTACTAAGAGTTGCAAGGACATTTCAGTATCTTTGCTTTATAAGATCCAAGTCAGCCTAGGTGTGTGTTGTATAATTACTGAGcatatttaggaaaaaaatgcttagctaaaacatattttacataAAATCTTATAGTTGTTATGGAAATTTGCTGAATATTGTGGCATCTCTAGTCACAACTAAGTGATGTGAGCTATTTGTTACAGCATTATTGTAAATGAGTAAGACTGTGATATACACTGAACATtataaaatgtaaatgattTATCTGTTTCTGGATTCTACATCTAAAGAGGTTCAGAGTAAGCTGTGTAACGTCTCTCGGTACTGTATCTTGTTTTTGTAATTCTAATTTAACTACAAGATAAACAAAATtgtattacagaatcacagaatgctttgggttggaagggacctttaagacattccagttccaacctcccacTATAGGCAGGGTCACCTCCCTCTAGCCCaagttgctcacagccccatccagcctggccttgaatgcttccagggagggagcgTCCACAGCCTcagtgggcagcctgttccagcatctccaCGTATTTGAAGAACTTTCATTAGCTATTAATGCAAGatcattcaaaattaaatagTACTCTAAATAGATAAACTTAATCAGTATGCTGAGATCACCTATTTCAGGTGGCAGAGTGTAACCAGCATAACCTTTTTGCTTAACAAGAGCATCTGGGGACAAACTATGCACATTCATGCAAATACACCATAGAATTTCCCAAGGTGTGAATTTGCAGATCTTGGTGTACTGCACAAtgctttcactgtttctttAGGAATGTCAGTCTGGAATGACTTCACCATGCCATCGTTTCCTAAATTGCCTTCTCCCAAGTTACCAAATATACTCAAATGTTGAAGTTAAACAAAGCTTTAGGAATCATTACCTATGGATGGCCCTTTCATGGGTGGAATATTAGGCTGGGAGGTGTGTAACAATACTTGCAGTGCAGTATGTTCAGTAGCATTTAGTTGGAAGAACCTCTTAAGTTAGAGAAAGACTTTGAGCTGAACTTTGGGAACATAAGTTGAAAAAAGGGGTATATGGAAGGCTAACAAATACTGCAGTCATGGGAATTTAAGTGGAAAAAGGGTAAGAGTTCTAGCTAAAGCATGGAGATGTTCTGCCTTGCGTGTAACATGTCATTTTGATTTGTGTCTGGAAACATGACTGTGATAAACTTGTGGATGGAGTAATACAGAATGGGGACTTGGAGGCATCTTGAATCTCCCTCCTTGTGTAGGTGGATTTTTGTCAGGCACAGAGGATCGTAACAGTTCTGCCTTCATGTTGGAAAGGTTCTCTGTGTAATTAGGTgcaacatgaaatattttaatttgtattatTCATAATACAGTAGTTAAAGCAAAACTTGAAACTGATCATTACAGCTTATTCATTTGAATGCTCTTGAAAAAACAGCTAACAACTTACTTTTTCTGTTGGTGTTTTAGGCTAATATATTTTGGGGGCTATGGCTGTAGGAAGCACAATGAGCTGAGTGATTGCTTTGATGTCCATGACGCATTTTGGGTAAGGGATTTCCTACAACTTAGAGTGGTTTGTCCTTTCTGATTGTCAAAACATGACCTTCTATACTGTGCTCACTAGGTGTGAAGGTCTGCTTGATTATCTTTTATGTGTGGGAATCAGCACAAATGTAAATTGGAGCCTTCTATTGAAAATCTCAGTTGTTGCATGTTGGAGTGGGTTTGAGTGTTCTGTGTATTTGAAGTACCCACTGCTAGGCTTTGAGtacaatgaaacaaaatgctgtggaagtaaaaataaaacagtattttaaatctGGAAGTGTATTTTAAACATGGAACTCCCAGAGTATGTTagattttttccttgaagtaaTAGCAGGGAATATTATAGCCTCACAAATCTAATGGACAAACACCGCTggttattttccttaatttctttaCGAAGTAAATGCCATATGCTTTAAGGTGACTATAATAGCTGCTACAGatggcagaaggaaggagtCTGGTGAAAGCGTTTATTCAAATGAATTAATAGGTATGCATTCAAAGGAGTACAGACCTTTATTTCAAGTGCTAAATATTGACTTAcaagaaatgtattattttgtgCAATAAGATACAGTGTAGAATTTGCCTACTACAGTGACTGATTTTGGAGCTCAAAGCTCGTTTTTAAAAGAGCCATCATCTCTAACACTCCTGAATACTACTGACCTTTAACTAGACCTGAGTTCCTCTATCACTTTAAAACAGGAGCccatgttggtttttttttaaataaaatattttagtttattttctcttttgatagATCACTTCTGTACCCTTTAATGAGCACAAAGATTTTaagatgaaataatatttttaattttttaacttctcttttAGGAAGGACAGATTTTCTGGGGATGGCACAATGATGTTCATGTTTTTgatacaaacacacaaacttGGTCTCAACCTGCAATTAGAGTGAGTGTTTTTAAGTCTTGCTGTCTGAGATAATTgtgtttttcctgcattttgaATAGTTACTGAGCTCTAGAAATTGATGTGAGGACAAGTAATTTGAATATGCATAGTGTTGCACTGGTTTGTAACCCTGAACATGAGGATGCTTGACAGAACTGAAATGTGGAAAACTCAAGGTTTGACACCATGACTTTTTTCCCTACAGAACATGATTAGatgggtgttgttttttttctattgttttctgAGACTAAAAATATAGTAAGGTCCAGAGAGGTATTTGAAATATGTGTAGATTAGATGCTACAGTATTTTATATGTAGAATGCAGAGCTTTGTATGCAggctttaaaacaaatgttgGAAATACAAAATTACTGTCAGGTGTCCATTACTGGAAGGATAAGGCATTTGAATACTCCCTAGAGCCATTTATTATGTATAGTAAGAAGGTGGTGCTGAGAATCAGTTGGGGCGTGGAGGCCTTTCAGTGGCCCCTCACACAGCACATGTGAGGCCTGTAGAATGCATTCTGCTGGCAGCTGAGGTGTCTTGTAGTTCTTCCAGGGCTTTGGTTCTGGAAATGTTCCTTAGCTGGAGTGTGACCGTTAACCCATGCTGCATGTCACCTAGCAGAGGCCTTCTGGAACATAGCAAAGGTCTTTGGGCAGCGTGTGGTGTAAATGTATGAATGGTTTTAATGGTGCCAAGCTGGTGTTAATGAACACTGTTGATCTGTTTTGATATGAAGCTGTTTGGTTGATTGCAACTGTGTATAATTAATCTGCCATGTGGATGAACTTTCACAGATAACTGAGAGTTGAGCCTATGAGAATTGAAGGCCTGGCCTGGGGatttcttcctgccttccttcccctctcctttttcaTAAAGCTGATAGGTCAGTCAGTGTGAACAATAGCTACAGTGGTCTTGAAATTTAGGCTCTCTTGGTTCAACATTCAGCTCTCACTGActgaaaaaggcaaagagagagacagaagacCTTCCTGTATTGTTAGATTAGCCCTTCAGTCTTCATTTGTAAAGTAAAAATGTTGGTTAGTATGAGGGGTTCTATATAGATTATTTGAGTGCTGGGTGTATGCAGTTGCTGTATTCTCTCAAGAGCTAatattgaaaaatgttttaaacaaaTAGCTCATAGTCATGCAATCATGTTAGAATAAACAGACCAGATAGCCTCCGgcaaatatattattttaatagtcTTCCAAAGGAGTGGATATACTCAGTTTTCCAGTAAAATACTGATATTAAATGTAATAGCATAGAGATTCAAAAAATCCTGGTGAGTTTACAGAAAAACTCATTAGAGCTATATGGCAACAAGGTCTGAAactgttctattttatttatggGATGTTCTAAAATTCCtacaaaattaaatgcaaaaaaaaaaaaaagaaattattgtttaaaaataaaagctatctCTTTCCTGCTTACACAGGGAAAATTTTTTAGCATGTGGCTATTAGGTGTTACATAAACATTTAGAATCTGATCCCAGAGATCTCTGATACCAGTTCCTGGTAGTTTGCACCTGGGAAGAAGTAAAGCTTCACAGGATATATCAACAGTTACTGATgtgctattttaattttatgcttAGGAAGTAAAGATAGATTAATTGAATTTCACTTGAATAAATCATTGATAAATTAGACCAGGAGGGAATACATTAAACAttagcaactgaaggaactcACTGAAAGCTGTCCTTAGCATCTATGTGTATTTACTAATGTCTGTGGAGTCTTGGACATGcctataaattatttaaaacaggAGGTCAGTCAGCATATTGATGCCTGTTGGCCTTATCTTTGCAACCTTTGTTACTGGCTTACCATCAGTCCTTGGCTGACACTTTGACGATGTTCTGAAATAACATATATTGATCCTTTCAGGGTGGAGATCCACCTCAGCCTCGAGCAGCCCATACGTGTGCTGTACTGGGAAATAAAGGATACATCTTTGGAGGACGAGTGCTGGTTAGTGTATAATTAAAACATCTTATTGGTggtaatgttattttttttttttgtagagtttgtttgcttgttttgaagttttgtttttttaagcgTATTATTTTGCAGTAGAAACAAGTCCAAAGTGTTACTGGCCTAACCACTTTGTTTACGAGTGGTGAACCAAGAATGCTCTTTCATTCCCCTGTACCTTATAAAAAGaagattctttctttctgtctacAGTATTAATGCTAAAGTATGAATTGTCCCAAAAAGGGAAAACCAGATTGACTGTATGATAAATGTAAATGCTTATAAATCAACAAAAATGGCTGACCTGCATCTGTAGGGATGCTTCTTTGGGAgtagagagaaaacaaacctgaTAACAGATCAGATTTTAATAAATGGAGGGATGCAAGCATTCTGTGCCTGGTACAGCATTACAGGTTTATACATCGCTTAATGAAATGACAGCAAGTAGTGAATACAACTAGGATTTTAGcttgtgctgtttttctttcctgaagaaagGGGAACTATGTAGGAACAgtcatttcttccttatttttacCTGCTGAGAAATTGGAAGTTTATTATAGTGTGTTTGATACAGTATTTTATGTTTACAATTGCAGCACATGCTTCAGAAAGGTAGGAAATACCAGATTTCAGCTGGCTTGAtaatttaaactattttttgcATACGAGTGTCTGAAATATGCTCATCTAGAAAAGCAGGATGTGACTATAATGTCTGGACATAAAGCTAATGTCTCTGTACGTTTGAGCTGGTCCAGGAAGCTGCAGCATGTTATCTGATAGCACAGGCTGCTGAAGCCAGCAGTCATCTCAGTCCCATTAAGCCTCTCTGCTCTCTGAACTCCAGTTTTGCAGTCTGTCTTTACCTTCAGCATGTTTTGTGTCCTTGATAAAGAATATGTGAAGAGCATTGTAGAAATTGCTGTTGATAGCTCTTTTCTATGTATCCAATAGAGGCTCTTGACCACAAGAGTAAGGTTTGTATGTATTTCCTCGATAGCTGATCTAAGACTGTACCATCTAGTACACTGTCTTAAATCTACTGCCATTTAGGTAATTATCAAGGGCAACGTAAGAGATGTATATGATGTACTCTGCATATTTAAAGCAAGGCTAGGTTCTTGCTGTATTGTCTTAACTCTTAAATTCCTTACTTTCCTAGCtctttttcacttgaaaaaaaaaaagtcacaagtATAATCCTATGGTTGGCTATCTGTACCTAACGAGCTTGAAGCTGTCACTGGAAAATAGGGAGATACTAAAATCTCtcaacaaaacatttaatttttctagCATTTGTTAGAGGAAATTTTCTCCTTACACTTCTTCTCTGTAGAAGCATTAAATAAATGTAAGTATTTAGGCCTGAGGCAACTATCCAATATAAAAAATATGTACCTTTCTTAtgtctgaaaacaaagatgGTAGTGGGTAGTCTTAACTAATGCAGGCTTCACCTAGCATATGAAAACTTTTTTTGCCAGACTAGTTTTGTTATGGATTGGAAAATATACCAACTTTAGAACTGTTGCAAAAGCATAGGTAAGATCATATTTTTATATGTCTCCATATGAGCTGGAATTCATAAGAAATGTGAGAAACATTCTGTGAGGCAAgtaaaaaaatctaatttaagttacttccatatttttaaaaaattgtcacaattttagccttttttttaCCTGTTACTGATTCATAGCCTTTAATCATATTCAGCTAGAAGATGAGACTTTATGCTTTCCACTTCTACTGCTATGAAAAGTAACAGTAAAGGAGCTTTTGAAGGCACTCTGTGTTCTGTTTCATAGTTTTACtatatgaaagaaaaggagttaAGTAACTGTTGGTTGGAAGTGTCCTATAATGAACATACACCATACACCATTCATCTGAGAAAGCTTTGATAACCTAAACCTTGCATTCTTGAGGTATTATACTTCTTTCCCTATTCAAGTTCACCTTGTTTTTCAAGCTATAAAAGTcgttctgtgatttttttgttcttaggGAAAGCCTACAGTTCTGTTACAAAATGGCTTACTCCTGCTTGCTCAGATGGAAACCAGACACACAGATCAAGGCAGGTGGAAAATGGCCACAAAAATCAAATATGCAGCTACCACTGAGGGAAAAGTTTTTACCTGAGTACCTTTTCAGGGCAATCAGAGAAGAAAGTAACTGATCATTTTGATTCTTACCAGTCTACATTATGTTGCCTTTGATACAGGCTCACAATCTCTGGATTGTTGCTAAAGCCCCACCTACTGTAAACCTACAGCATCCAGAGCTGTAGGTTTGGACAAACATGATTTACAGACATCTAAGGAAATAAATGGATAGTGGGAGAGATCGAAAAAGTATCTGGTCTTAATCAAATACTGTGTGTCAGAGTTAGCTGTAGTAGGCTGTAAGCTCTGTAAATGAATCCTTGCTAGCCACAGCTGAACTGAATCCTGCCTCTCATTTAGCAAGTCTACAGATGTGAGAGGGAGAGAAACTGAATCTGAAGAGTTAAACCTGCAGCTCAGGACCTTCTGGCCTACCATTCatttctgtatatttctgtGGCCTTCAAAGCTTTCTTTCCTCTGGCTTTCTCTTTGTCTCTGTGTAGTGGAGAGGTCTTCCCACCGGAACAAGATAGCATTGCATGCTGTGTCCAAGCTAGCCAGGGTTGCTGCACTGTGCCTATTGCAATTGAACTGCTCTGTGACTCCAGCTAAAACTTCCACACAGCCTCTGCTACACACAAGTAAAGTTATTAGTAAACTGGAGCTCACATGTGATTTCTCCACTGAGCTGTTGTGTAATTAGATATGCCCTAAGAGGACATGCCCTCTGGCTTCTGTTTAATTCTGTCTGTTTGACTACGGGattcagaaatacaagaaaGCTGCAGTCTGAAAGGGTTTTTCTCTCCCTCAAGTAGCATCTGCTTTCTTAATAACCACTTGCTAAATTTCACTGATGCCACTTGGGAAGGATATGAGAGATGAGTGAAATTTTGAAAAGCTGTATTTAATTTTGTAGGAGAGAAATAAGTGTAATTTCTACCTTAGCAATACCTTATTATCAGTTCACTTtctattctaaaaataaatgaaggaagCTTACAGAGTTTAGGAAACATTCAGTGGGGCATGAGGAGTTAATCTAAGTCATgaagcaaggaaggaaagctAGAGACATCAGTAAAGAACTACGTTTCCTGAGAAGAGTAACTCCCCCCCAGAGGATGAAGTCTGGCTTTAGTCCATAAATTAAGGAGCAAATACGGGgttgctctgctcctccttctccttctagTTCACCATAATACAAATCTTCCCAGGGAAAAGGCTCTACAAGGAACCAGAAAGGGCCAGGAAGTGTCATGAGGCTTCTCCTATTCATCCTTCTGGGAGGAAAGGGCACCTTTTTCCAAAGTTGGAGCTAGAGCTGGTAAAAGAAGATGGTGATCAAAATCAATTGTACCAGGAATCATTTGAAAACAGGCTCAGAAGTATTATGTGGACTCTGTTCCTCCAGGTAAGACCCTGAAATCAGAAATGGGAGaaagtgggaaggaaggaaagttaGTCCAAAAGATGGTGCAAGTCTCATGTTTAAGTGGAAAGTTTTCATGTAAAGACTGACTAAGTAGTAATGCAGTCTTTGCAGCAGTTCTTCACACATCTGATGCCTTAATGTATGCAtgcttatatttctttttaacctttttGTCACTGAAGATAAGAAGATACATTGAACTGCAGTCTTTCTTTTACAAAGATTTGAGTTGTAATAGCTGTTTGATTGTAAATCTGAGGCTGGAGAGTTTACTGTAACAGCAGTGATCGATAAATATGTCACCCTTAATGCCTTTCATCACACTAGAAAGCTAGTCCTGAGACAAGGCAGATCTTGGTTAATGTGTACTGGGCTGCATATAAATGAATATGCCATAGATAAGTAAGATGTCTGAGTCCTTGTGGCTCAAAGGGAGATGCAAACCCTCTTACAATGCTTAATGCTTTTGAGCCAGTTAAGAATCAGTGTAGGATTATGAGCTAAGTGATTAAATATAGTAGCTAGCAGTTATAAATACAGgagaaactgcaggaaaacTTGGCATACTTGCCTGTGTGATACCTGGCTGCGAGCTTTACAGTTTCCCTAATAAGGGTTGAGTAGAAAGACAATTTATTAAAGCTATGTTAAAAGACTGAATCTCAGACAGAAATGTCCAactgatgctgtgttttgaatttaaaatgaagttgaTGTAATTACTCATTTGTCAATCTGTTGAAACATTAGCATGTAAAGTTATTATACATTGATTTCCTAGGGACCGAGGAACTGAAAACTACTCCATCTTCTGCCTTTTTAAAGAGAGGAAAGTCAGCTAAGAGGTCTTGAACAGCATCTTCATGAAAGCTTAATTTGCAATATAACAgcacctttctttcttcccctcctttaATCCGTGTCCTCTGTATTGAACTGTGTTATTCCAAGATGATTAAATATTTGCAATTCTGGGGGCcacaatgttgtttttttcccaccctATCCTCAAGTGTCTAACTGTGTACGAGTACAGCAGAAGAATCTCAGtaattgcattttgctttctgcatgtATGATGTGTTCCTCATTTCCTTCAGAGCCACCTGAAGGAGCAGGAAGCTGAATAGACTTGTCATGGAAGACAGATCATTCCACTAGCTGTTAGTTGGACCAGATTCTGTTGTTATATTCACCTTCTCGTGGGGGTAGAATTTCTCAGGCAACGCACAAAAGCACTcgcattctgtttttcttaagcCTGTTGGCTTATCTGAAGACAAAACACTAGTTAACATCATCTTCCCCTGGACAGAAACAGGCTAGCACATAAGTGATCAGAGGAGGCCACAGCTATCTTGAAAACCTTGCTGTTCCCTGAAAAATGCTGAGAGACCTTCCATAGCTTTGATGGACTGCTTTGGAAGTCTCTCAAACTCACTAACTGGCTGAGTTCTCAGCGATAAAACTACTCCTATTCTGACTTAAATGACAAGTCTAGTTTCTGCCTCAAAGGATCTGCAAGCTGGAGAAAGGCTTATTCTAATAGATCTATGGACTGCcttaggagaaaagaaattgtaaGGTAAGGCAAGCTATATTTCCCTACTTCTCAGATACTGTTTAGTACTACCTAGGGGAATCGCAAATGTCAGTCAGGTGTATTGCAAGGTATTGAAAATAGTGCTACAATCTCAAGCAAAGAAATTTTCTTACA contains the following coding sequences:
- the KLHDC1 gene encoding kelch domain-containing protein 1 isoform X1; amino-acid sequence: MSIEENEVYLPNDELWIYEMDSGLWTMHLMEGELPTSMSGSCGASINGKLYIFGGFDDKGYSNRLYYVNLRTKNGTYRWKKITNFKGQPPTPRDKLSCWVYKDRLIYFGGYGCRKHNELSDCFDVHDAFWEGQIFWGWHNDVHVFDTNTQTWSQPAIRGGDPPQPRAAHTCAVLGNKGYIFGGRVLGKPTVLLQNGLLLLAQMETRHTDQGKRLYKEPERARKCHEASPIHPSGRKGHLFPKLELELVKEDGDQNQLYQESFENRLRSIMWTLFLQQTRMNDLHCLNLDTWTWSGRISISGEKPKDRSWHTLTPIGDDRLFLFGGLSSDNVPLSDGWIHSVTTNGWKQLTHLPKSRPRLWHTACLGKEGEVMVFGGSKDDLHFMDTGHCSDLLIFQTQPYSLLRLCLDCIGKNAALLNNQIPCLPSKLLQQVLKKITFWAAVNHRQEKKAETERQCQLSTT